A DNA window from Zingiber officinale cultivar Zhangliang chromosome 3A, Zo_v1.1, whole genome shotgun sequence contains the following coding sequences:
- the LOC122051780 gene encoding protein RICE SALT SENSITIVE 3-like — MEEQLNPLAVTHLLQHTLRSLCSNKSSQWIYAVFWRILPRNYPPPKWDLPGGVYDRSRGNRRNWILAWEDGFCNFAANPTACDQLAAGASSAYEECENVKGLQPELFFKMSHEIYNYGEGFIGKVAADHSHKWVFKEPQDQEINFLSTWNNPADSQPRTWEAQFQSGIKTIALVAVREGVVQLGSVNKVVEDLSFIVLLRKKFSYLESIPGVLLPHPSSSSSSAAAAFPIVDGCNMAAAGLHWTPAPPPPFPAPEFYDQYLATQQMRIAPSMSSLEALLSKLPPVAPPPGFMEMPPPAVPAKEEDREEEMETLQQQQSLQGGDHGESSRSLPSYYLNVSKLPGQDHEGF; from the exons ATGGAGGAACAACTCAATCCTTTGGCCGTGACTCATCTCCTGCAACACACCCTGAGAAGCTTGTGCAGCAACAAAAGCTCCCAATGGATTTATGCCGTCTTCTGGAGGATCTTGCCGAGAAATTACCCACCTCCCAA gTGGGATCTTCCAGGAGGGGTTTATGATAGAAGTAGAGGAAACAGGAGGAATTG GATACTTGCATGGGAAGATGGTTTCTGCAATTTTGCTGCTAATCCCACAGCCTGTGATCAATTAGCAGCAGGGGCTTCATCAGCTTATGAAGAATGCGAAAATGTCAAAGGCCTTCAGCCGGAGCTCTTCTTCAAGATGTCCCACGAGATCTACAACTATGGAGAAgg CTTTATTGGAAAAGTTGCAGCAGATCACAGCCATAAATGGGTGTTTAAGGAACCTCAAGATCAAGAGATCAATTTCCTCTCCACTTGGAATAACCCTGCTGATTCA CAACCAAGAACTTGGGAGGCTCAGTTCCAATCCGGCATCAAG ACCATTGCGCTGGTTGCTGTTAGGGAAGGTGTCGTGCAATTAGGATCCGTCAACAAg GTGGTGGAGGACTTGAGCTTCATCGTGTTGCTCCGCAAGAAGTTTAGCTACCTCGAGAGCATCCCCGGCGTCCTCCTCCCCcacccttcctcttcctcctcctccgccgccgccgccttccCCATCGTCGACGGGTGCAACATGGCCGCCGCCGGCCTTCACTGGACCCCCGCCCCGCCGCCCCCCTTCCCCGCACCAGAATTCTACGACCAGTACCTGGCGACGCAACAGATGAGGATCGCGCCGTCGATGAGCAGCCTCGAGGCGTTGCTCTCCAAGCTTCCGCCGGTGGCACCGCCACCTGGATTCATGGAGATGCCCCCACCAGCCGTGCCGGCGAAGGAggaggaccgagaggaggagatGGAAACGTTGCAGCAGCAGCAGTCGCTTCAGGGTGGAGACCATGGCGAGAGCAGCAGGTCATTGCCTTCGTATTATCTCAATGTGAGCAAATTACCAGGCCAAGATCATGAGGGCTtctaa
- the LOC122051781 gene encoding RING-H2 finger protein ATL46-like: MSSSSSSKISPALLIVIVVLAVAFFVSGLIHLLFRFVFKKRRRLRRRRRPPPAVEDGGGGGDGESPGPDRQLQQLFHQHDSGLDQAFIDALPVFLYTDLAGSKEEPFDCAVCLCEFDAAAGDELRLLPACGHAFHLSCIDTWLLSNSTCPLCRASLSQGPPVEDVAFDSSDQTQDDEEAAGEPHEPAVEETAAEKKAFPVRLGKFRNLDDGAGVNGEDSGRTLMGNWRLEEGESSSSSLDARRCFSMGSYQYVVADAELHVAFKNCCASASRGREAKAPGCAVAESAEGKRLGVGGRRESFSVSKIWLWSNKKGKVAVPPPDASDLEANLPWKKTTAIGDA; encoded by the coding sequence ATGAGCAGCTCATCCAGCAGCAAGATAAGCCCGGCGCTCCTCATCGTCATCGTCGTCCTCGCGGTCGCCTTCTTCGTCTCTGGCCTCATCCACCTCCTCTTCCGGTTCGTCTTCAAGAAGCGCCGCCGCCTCCGCCGCCGTCGCCGCCCTCCGCCTGCTGTGGAGGACGGCGGCGGTGGCGGCGACGGCGAGTCGCCGGGGCCCGACCGGCAGCTGCAGCAGCTGTTCCACCAGCACGACTCGGGGCTCGACCAGGCCTTCATCGACGCGCTCCCGGTGTTCCTCTACACCGACCTCGCCGGATCCAAGGAGGAGCCTTTCGACTGCGCTGTCTGCCTCTGCGAGTTCGACGCCGCCGCCGGCGACGAGCTCCGCCTGCTCCCCGCCTGCGGCCACGCCTTCCACCTCTCCTGCATCGACACCTGGCTTCTCTCCAACTCCACCTGCCCCCTCTGCCGCGCTTCCCTCTCTCAAGGACCTCCCGTCGAAGACGTCGCCTTCGACTCGAGCGACCAAACCCAAGACGACGAGGAAGCCGCCGGAGAACCTCACGAACCCGCCGTCGAAGAAACAGCCGCCGAGAAGAAGGCATTCCCGGTGAGGCTCGGCAAGTTCAGGAACCTGGACGACGGCGCGGGCGTCAACGGCGAGGACAGCGGGAGAACTCTGATGGGGAATTGGAGGTTGGAGGAAGGCGAGAGCAGCAGCAGCAGCCTCGACGCGAGGAGGTGCTTCTCCATGGGATCGTACCAGTACGTGGTCGCCGACGCCGAGCTCCACGTGGCTTTCAAGAACTGCTGCGCCTCCGCGAGCAGAGGACGGGAAGCGAAAGCCCCCGGCTGCGCCGTCGCCGAGTCGGCGGAGGGGAAGCGACTCGGCGTCGGCGGCCGGCGGGAGAGCTTCTCGGTGTCCAAGATCTGGCTGTGGAGTAACAAGAAGGGCAAGGTGGCCGTGCCGCCTCCTGATGCCTCTGATCTCGAAGCAAACTTGCCATGGAAGAAGACGACAGCAATCGGCGATGCTTGA